From a single Myxococcota bacterium genomic region:
- a CDS encoding PilZ domain-containing protein, with amino-acid sequence MRKKAKGTGRKARKAAPRRPKTTARRKAARKSSRKTRAKAKTVAHPAIPLPPPRPKIIKFMDLEAAPRCRSRIPVEIDVHGRRERGAIADMSASGARIVGVQLDLPAGTPLQIRYASGTAPILLAAEVVRRTADGFAVKILPASGLGQRR; translated from the coding sequence ATGAGAAAGAAGGCGAAGGGCACCGGCCGCAAGGCACGGAAAGCCGCGCCGCGCAGACCGAAGACCACGGCCCGGCGCAAGGCTGCGCGCAAGAGCTCACGAAAGACGCGAGCCAAGGCCAAGACCGTGGCTCACCCAGCCATCCCGCTGCCGCCGCCGCGCCCGAAGATCATCAAGTTCATGGACCTCGAGGCTGCGCCGCGTTGCCGCTCGCGGATCCCGGTCGAGATCGATGTGCACGGCCGCCGCGAGCGCGGCGCCATTGCCGACATGTCCGCGTCGGGCGCGCGCATCGTCGGGGTGCAGCTCGATCTGCCGGCGGGAACGCCGCTCCAGATCCGCTACGCCTCGGGGACCGCGCCGATCCTGCTGGCCGCCGAGGTCGTGCGCCGTACGGCAGACGGGTTCGCGGTCAAGATCCTGCCGGCGAGCGGGCTCGGCCAGCGCCGCTAG
- the asd gene encoding archaetidylserine decarboxylase (Phosphatidylserine decarboxylase is synthesized as a single chain precursor. Generation of the pyruvoyl active site from a Ser is coupled to cleavage of a Gly-Ser bond between the larger (beta) and smaller (alpha chains). It is an integral membrane protein.), with amino-acid sequence MPLALEALRLLPRNALSRALGRLAALRLPRPLVRAEIALFAAAVGVDLSEMREPPEAFASLQAFFIRELRPGVRPIDPAPDALVAPCDGAWGESGQVVSGQLMQVKGRPYALAELLDSKDDAARFEGGSFATFYLAPRDYHRFHAPCDARVERARYVPGTLWPVNRLGLTGIDGLYAQNERIAVMMRARANDSLLCLVAVGATLVGKVRLRFDGLQTNLRAARGEERRYPADLALAKGEEWGHFEFGSSIVLVAAPGALELAGQPAGTRLRLGTRIGRLRV; translated from the coding sequence ATGCCGCTCGCGCTCGAAGCCCTGCGCCTCCTGCCGCGCAATGCGCTGTCGCGCGCCCTGGGCCGGCTCGCGGCGCTGCGCCTGCCGCGGCCGCTGGTACGCGCCGAGATCGCCCTGTTCGCCGCCGCGGTTGGAGTCGACCTGTCCGAGATGCGCGAGCCGCCGGAGGCCTTCGCCTCCCTGCAGGCCTTCTTCATCCGCGAGCTCCGCCCCGGCGTGCGCCCGATCGATCCCGCCCCCGACGCGCTCGTGGCGCCCTGCGACGGCGCCTGGGGTGAGTCGGGCCAGGTGGTGTCGGGCCAGCTCATGCAGGTGAAGGGTCGCCCGTACGCGCTCGCCGAGCTCCTGGACTCCAAGGACGACGCGGCGCGCTTCGAGGGCGGCAGCTTCGCGACCTTCTACCTCGCGCCGCGCGACTACCACCGCTTCCATGCGCCCTGCGACGCGCGGGTGGAGCGCGCGCGCTACGTGCCCGGGACGCTCTGGCCGGTGAACCGGCTCGGGCTCACCGGCATCGACGGCCTGTATGCGCAGAACGAGCGCATCGCGGTCATGATGCGCGCGCGCGCCAACGACTCACTCCTGTGTCTGGTGGCGGTCGGCGCCACGCTGGTCGGCAAGGTGCGCCTGCGCTTCGACGGACTCCAGACGAACCTGCGCGCCGCGCGCGGCGAGGAGCGGCGCTACCCGGCGGACCTCGCGCTGGCCAAGGGCGAGGAGTGGGGTCACTTCGAGTTCGGCTCGAGCATCGTGCTCGTGGCGGCCCCGGGGGCGCTCGAGCTGGCCGGGCAGCCCGCGGGCACGCGCCTGCGCCTGGGCACCCGCATCGGCCGCCTGCGCGTGTGA